From one Rosa rugosa chromosome 4, drRosRugo1.1, whole genome shotgun sequence genomic stretch:
- the LOC133745019 gene encoding uncharacterized protein LOC133745019: MAVCPWAFLGGLDTVSAPPSTAPKSRTFASILANSTEAAISLSQLPSPVVRGDKIYVNINESLYQEQLKQFKTNLIGRLLLRKGSKPLKADALKGLLAALWQPSKPWRLVPLGKGYFDIHFATEDDLRRVWSGGTCTLPDGIFRLTQWKPDFVPGDTFPQTHAQIWVRIYGLSQDYWHQQHLMEIARGVGTPLQIDKATRERQFGYFARVLIDVDLAGDLPPSLMVERETHCFPIEVVYENVCTHCGRVGHMVDQCRFLKSSNKEQNAQEQKAVKKPSRIGRQEYRPKRAVNNVSEKNFPQVQHSPEVANHDQITKFAEDVLTEAVDQELDCIADLVINETIVNGKPGSCRGSMTPLINKNKLAILANKETEAVVDIIPNEFALVVGTTILEDPKVHITDENDEVDSDNEMCDEDVSSNMKQKAYSSAQPTNPLSSHSGQSWHDMVEEENLFDLADLSTGHAPPGFEHVATLAKDVSLITGQGVNEDTENGFTPVLSKSQKKKQRRQATQALARETPYPKRDRTKNKKYNQ, translated from the coding sequence ATGGCTGTTTGTCCCTGGGCATTCTTGGGAGGCCTGGACACGGTCTCTGCGCCTCCTTCAACAGCCCCAAAATCACGCACTTTTGCATCTATCCTCGCTAACTCAACAGAGGCTGCTATATCTCTCAGCCAACTACCATCTCCGGTTGTCCGCGGGGATAAAATTTATGTCAATATCAATGAATCCTTATATCAGGAGCAATTGAAGCAATTCAAAACCAATCTTATTGGTCGTCTTCTTCTACGTAAGGGTTCTAAACCTCTTAAGGCTGATGCCCTAAAAGGGTTGCTTGCTGCTCTCTGGCAGCCTTCAAAGCCATGGCGTCTTGTGCCTCTTGGTAAAGGCTACTTTGACATTCATTTTGCCACAGAAGACGATCTGCGTCGGGTATGGAGTGGAGGTACTTGTACTCTTCCTGATGGAATTTTTCGCCTAACTCAGTGGAAACCAGACTTTGTACCAGGAGATACCTTTCCGCAAACTCAtgctcaaatttgggttaggATTTATGGTCTGAGTCAAGATTATTGGCACCAACAACATCTTATGGAGATCGCTCGGGGTGTCGGAACTCCATTGCAAATTGATAAAGCCACAAGGGAAAGGCAATTCGGGTACTTTGCTCGAGTCTTGATTGATGTGGATCTTGCAGGTGACTTACCACCTTCTTTGATGGTTGAGCGGGAAACTCACTGTTTTCCGATTGAAGTAGTCTATGAGAATGTGTGTACTCATTGTGGGAGGGTTGGCCACATGGTGGATCAATGCAGGTTCTTGAAGAGCTCTAACAAAGAGCAAAATGCTCAAGAACAAAAGGCTGTTAAAAAGCCTTCTCGCATTGGGCGTCAAGAGTATCGTCCCAAGAGGGCTGTAAACAATGTTTCTGAGAAAAACTTCCCTCAGGTGCAACACTCCCCTGAGGTTGCAAACCATGATCAGATTACTAAATTTGCAGAAGATGTTCTCACTGAGGCCGTTGACCAGGAACTGGATTGTATTGCAGATTTGGTCATTAACGAAACCATAGTCAACGGGAAGCCTGGAAGTTGTAGAGGCAGCATGACTCCTCTTATCAATAAGAATAAACTTGCCATCCTTGCAAACAAGGAAACTGAAGCAGTGGTTGACATTATTCCTAATGAATTTGCTCTAGTTGTTGGAACAACTATTTTGGAGGACCCTAAGGTTCATATTACTGATGAGAATGACGAAGTTGACAGTGATAATGAAATGTGTGATGAAGATGTGAGCTCCAATATGAAGCAAAAGGCTTATAGTAGTGCCCAGCCAACCAACCCCCTTTCTTCACATAGTGGTCAAAGTTGGCATGATATGGTGGAAGAGGAAAATCTGTTTGATCTGGCAGATTTATCTACGGGTCATGCTCCCCCGGGATTCGAACATGTTGCAACTTTAGCCAAGGATGTTTCATTAATTACTGGTCAAGGAGTTAATGAAGATACAGAGAATGGTTTCACACCGGTTCTTTCTAAGTctcaaaagaagaaacaaagacgACAAGCTACTCAAGCTCTTGCTCGTGAAACTCCTTATCCAAAGAGGGAcagaacaaagaataaaaagtaCAATCAATGA
- the LOC133743664 gene encoding synaptotagmin-5: MSRAKNKRSLRVEDAVEFFNFVVEEKPFLPVLIPVVLFAWAIERWVFSFSNWVPLAVAVWATVQYGNYQRRIIVEDLNKQWKRVILNTSPITPLEPCEWLNRMLTEVWPNYINPKLSSRFSSIVEKRLKHRKSRLIERIELQEFSLGSSPPSLGLHGTRWSTSGDQRIMRLGFDWDTTDMSIMLLAKLAMPLMGTARIVINSLHIKGDLLLMPVLNGRAILYSFVSVPDVRIGVAFGSGGSQSLPATELPGVSSWLVKILTDTLVKTMVEPRRRCYSMPAVSLRKKAVGGIIYVTVVSASKLSRSGLRLSPSRRQFDGTSEEHFVDKDLQTLVEVELEQLTRRTDMKFGSNPRWNSKFNMVLHEETGTLRFNLYECTPNNVKYDYLASCEVKVKYVEDDSTVFWAIGPDSGVIAKHALFCGKEVEIVVPFEGVHSGELTVKLVLKEWQFSDGSHVLDNLSSQRSLFGSSNFLPRTGRKVNITVVEGKDLIAKDRSGKCAPYVKLQYGKILQRTRTAHALSPLWNQKFEFDEIGGGECLMIKCYSEDTFGDDSIGSARVNLEGLVEGSVRDVWIPLEKVNSGELRLQIEAVRAEGSEGSRGSTTHSNNGWLELVLLEAKDLIAADIRGTSDPYVRVQYGHLKKRTKVMYKTLNPHWNQTLEFPDDGSPLELHVKDHNALLPTSSIGDCVVEYQRLPPNQMSDKWIPLQGVKRGEIHIRITRKVPDLEKRTSLESDPSIKRAHRISNEMKQMMMKFQSLIEDGNLEGLSTAMSELESLEDTQEEYMVQLETEQSLLVNKIKELGQEMFDSSPSLSRRSSGV; the protein is encoded by the exons ATGAGTAGAGCAAAGAATAAGAGAAGCTTGAGGGTTGAGGATGCTGTGGAGTTCTTCAACTTTGTGGTCGAAGAGAAGCCATTTCTTCCTGTTTTGATTCCTGTGGTTTTGTTTGCTTGGGCTATTGAGAGATGGGTCTTCTCCTTCTCCAACTGGGTCCCACTCGCTGTGGCCGTTTGGGCAACTGTGCAG TATGGGAACTATCAGCGTCGAATAATTGTTGAAGATTTGAACAAGCAATGGAAGAGAGTGATACTTAACACCTCG CCCATAACGCCATTGGAGCCCTGCGAATGGCTGAATAGGATGTTGACGGAAGTATGGCCCAACTATATTAACCCGAAGCTTTCTTCAAGGTTTTCATCCATTGTTGAG AAACGGCTGAAGCACAGAAAATCAAGGCTTATA GAAAGAATTGAACTGCAAGAGTTTTCACTAGGTTCAAGCCCTCCAAGCTTGGGCCTTCATGGGACACGTTGGTCAACATCAGGTGATCAG CGAATCATGCGCTTGGGTTTTGACTGGGACACAACTGATATGAGTATTATGTTGCTTGCCAAGCTTGCCATGCCATTAATGGGGACTGCACGGATTGTTATAAATAGCCTCCACATCAAGGGAGAT CTTCTCCTGATGCCAGTTTTGAATGGGAGAGCAATTTTGTACTCATTTGTGTCGGTTCCTGATGTGAGGATAGGAGTTGCGTTTGGTAGTGGTGGAAGCCAATCACTACCTGCTACAGAGCTTCCTGGTGTTTCTTCTTGGCTG GTGAAAATTCTTACTGACACCTTGGTTAAGACGATGGTTGAACCTCGCCGCCGTTGTTACTCTATGCCAGCAGTAAGCCTAAGGAAAAAGGCTGTTGGAGGTATTATATATGTGACAGTTGTTTCAGCCAGTAAACTTTCTAGATCTGGCTTGAGATTAAGCCCATCCAGAAGGCAATTTGATGGTACTTCAGAAGAGCATTTTGTTGATAAAGATCTGCAGACATTAGTGGAGGTTGAGCTTGAGCAGTTAACTAGAAGAACAGATATGAAATTCGGCTCAAACCCTAGATGGAATTCAAAATTTAATATGGTGTTACATGAAGAAACCGGTACTCTTCGATTTAATCTTTATGAATGCACACCAAACAATGTGAAGTATGACTATCTGGCGAGTTGTGAAGTTAAG GTGAAGTATGTTGAGGATGATTCTACAGTGTTTTGGGCAATAGGACCTGACTCTGGTGTAATAGCCAAACATGCTTTATTCTGTGGAAAGGAAGTTGAAATAGTTGTTCCATTTGAGGGGGTCCATTCTGGGGAG TTGACAGTGAAGCTTGTCCTTAAAGAATGGCAATTCTCTGATGGTTCACACGTCTTGGACAACTTGAGCTCCCAAAGATCGCTTTTTGGTTCATCAAATTTTCTGCCGAGAACCGGGAGGAAAGTTAACATAACTGTTGTGGAAGGAAAGGATCTTATTGCAAAAGACAGGTCTGGGAAGTGTGCTCCATATGTTAAATTGCAGTATGGAAAG aTTCTCCAGAGAACAAGGACTGCTCATGCTTTGAGTCCTCTCTGGAATCAGAAGTTTGAATTTGATGAGATAGGAGGAGGTGAGTGCTTGATGATAAAGTGCTACAGTGAAGATACCTTCGGTGATGACAGCATTGGTAGTGCACGAGTTAATTTGGAGGGACTGGTTGAGGGATCAGTCAGGGATGTTTGGATCCCTCTAGAAAAAGTTAATTCTGGAGAACTTAGGCTTCAAATAGAAGCAGTTAGAGCTGAAGGCTCTGAAGGATCAAGG GGTTCGACTACGCATTCAAATAATGGATGGCTTGAACTTGTTCTCCTTGAAGCGAAAGACCTTATTGCTGCTGATATCAGAGGGACAAGTGATCCATACGTGAGGGTTCAGTATGGGCActtgaagaaaagaacaaag GTTATGTACAAAACTCTGAATCCCCACTGGAATCAGACGTTGGAATTCCCTGATGATGGAAGCCCCCTAGAGTTGCATGTTAAAGACCACAATGCTTTATTACCAACATCAAGCATCGGTGACTGTGTTGTCGAATATCAGAGACTGCCTCCAAACCAGATGTCAGACAAGTGGATACCCCTCCAAGGTGTGAAAAGGGGAGAGATCCATATTCGGATTACAAGAAAAGTCCCAGACTTGGAGAAAAGAACGAGCTTGGAGTCTGATCCATCCATAAAAAGAGCACACAGAATTTCAAACGAG ATGAAACAAATGATGATGAAGTTCCAGTCTCTAATTGAGGATGGAAATCTGGAAGGACTGTCAACGGCTATGTCTGAGTTAGAAAGCCTCGAGGATACACAAGAAGAGTACATGGTTCAGCTTGAGACTGAACAATCACTTCTTGTTAACAAGATAAAGGAGCTTGGTCAGGAAATGTTTGACTCGTCTCCTTCCCTTAGCAGAAGATCTTCTGGAGTCTAA